From the genome of Cytophagales bacterium WSM2-2:
CGTAAAAAACATATGCAAACGTTTCGTAAAAACGCATGTCAATAATGGTAATTGCAAAAGCGATGATGAGTGCAGCCGCAATAAACAGGAGCTGGCGGCCCGGATTGAGTGATAAATCAAAAATGGACTGATTTGCTTCCCCATTATAGACCGCAGCAAAAATATTAAGCCACCCCAACGCCATCAGCGCAAGGAACATCATTACTGTTGTCCAGTCGATCTTGCCCGATATGTCATCATCACGCCTCATCAATCAAGGAATTTTCCGGCCAGTACATAATCTTCCATGTACTGCCTGCGGGTTTTTTTGAAGAGATATTGTTCGATCAGCAGACTGGCGATGCTCGCTCCTGCACGCGCTCCCGTTCCCCCATTTTCCACATAGACTGAAATCGCAATCTTCGGATGCTCACGAGGCGCAAAAGCGATGAATACAGAATGATCAGGATAGGGCTCGTTTTGTACGGTACCTGTTTTTCCGCAGACTACAATGTCAGGAAGTTTTGCATACCATTGGCCGGTGCCATAATCCACCACTTGCTGCATAGCATCAACAGCCACTTTAAAATAAGCAGAGTCTACGGTAGTGTAATGGCGCTCGGAGTATTGAGGTAATGGCTTTCCTTCCTTGCCTATCGCTTTTACAAGGTGCGGCACAAAATAATAGCCACGGTTGGCAACAGTAGCTGCGAAGTTGGCCATCTGCAATGGCACCACAAGGTTCTCCCCTTCCCCAATAGCTAATGAATAAATGTTAGAAAATTTCCAAGGCTTGTTCTTGTAAGCAGCATCGTAATACTTTGGCGTTGGTATCAACCCGTCTTTTTCGTTTGGCAAATCAATTCCAAGCCGGCTTCCAAATCCGAAGCTATTGATGTGCTTGTCCCATTCCGCGAGGCCAATTCTGGTATCCTGAAACGGATCGGTGGACTTGTTTTGATTCAACATTCTGCGAAGCACGTTATAAAAATACGGATTGCACGAGTTGGCAATGGCGCCACGCAAATCTTCATTTGTGTGATCACCATGGCATGCGATGATATCGCGATCGCAATAAATCCGGGTCTCCGGCACAATCACCTTTTCCTGTAAAGCAGTAAGCGCCTGTACGATTTTAAAAATCGATCCCGGACGGTATTGCGCCATCAACGGACGATTAAACAAGGGCTTCATTGAATCGCTGCTGATGGTCTTGAAGTTCGAGCTGTATTTTTTTCCAGTCAGTAAATTCGGATCATACGATGGGCCGGAAACCAAAGTCAGGATCTCACCTGTCTCAGGCTCAATGGCTACAATACTGCCCGCCTTCCCTTTCATCAGCTTCTCCGCATACATCTGCAAGTCCAGATCGATACTTGAAGTTAAATCCTGCCCTGGCACCGAAAGTGTGTCATATTTTCCTTCATTGAAGGCTCCTTTTTCTATCCCCTTTACATCACGCAGCTTGAACCGCAATCCGCGCTTTCCGCGCAATTGTTCTTCATAGAATAATTCAATTCCGCTTTGCCCTATGTAATCACCTTGGTGATATATGCCACTGGCATCTTTTTTCAATGCCTCTTTGCTGATCTCACTTACATAACCCAGTGCATTCGCTAACCCCGGAGTGGAGTATGCTCTCGTTGTTCGTGCTTGAATACTAAATCCGGGAAATTCATCCAGATGATCTTGAAGCTTGGCAACGTCTTCGTTCGACAGTCTGTCGATGAACAACATTGGCTTCACAGCTGAATACTCCTTTTTCTTTGCTTTCAGTTCCCTGAACTTGCTACGCAACTCCTGTCTTGTCAATCCAAAGACACTGCAAAAACTGGCAGAATCAAAATTCCGGATGTCATTGACTGTTACCTCCAGATCATATTCGGGAGTATTATAAACAATGAGTTTTCCATTGCGATCATAGATCAAACCGCGGAAAGGATATTCCACCTGGCGTAAAATGGAATTGCTGTTGGCAAGTTCGGCATAGCGGTTATTGACCACCTGCACGAAAAACAGTTTTACGATGAAGACCAACCCCACCAGCACAAAAACCACCTGAAATACTTCTTTTCTCCCCTCGTTCATATGCGGCTGCGTTGCGGCACCAGGTATTGCAATAGCACAATGATTGTCATGGTAAACAACAGGCTATTGATCGTTTTAATCATCGAATACCAGAACAAAGTTCCCGATGCCTCTACCAAAAACAAAATTAAATGATGTACAAAGACCAAAGGCAGCGTATAGACCAAAAACCACTGCAACCCATGTGCGGGCACATTGGGGAGGGCGCCCGCGTCATAACCACCCTGAGGGGTAATAATTCCAAGCCAGTAATTCCGGATGTAGGCAATCAGTACCATCGTAAATGCGTGCATGCCCAGGCTATCATAAAAAATATCAATGGTAAAGCCTATAGCGAAACCAGCAATCATTAATACAAGGTTGTTGGTTTCAATAGGCATCAATAAAATAAAGGCGACATACACGAAACAGAAGGCTGTGTTGAAAAGCACCAGATTTTTAAAGAAAGCCTGTGCTATCACATAGACAAAGAACAGGATAAAATATATGACGGAAGATCGCATCATCGCTCGCCTATTGTTGCTTGTTCCAGAGAGTCTCTTTCGTTTTTCAAACGTGCCTTAATGATTTCCACAAAAGCTAGTTTCGAAAAATCCTGCCCCAGTTCAATCTTGATTTCATAAAATGGAGCTTCTTCCGGCAACCGGAACTCTTTGATCTTGCCTATAAAAATTCCCGGAGGAAAAATAGCGTTGTAGCCTGATGTAACGATCGAATCACCCACTTGTAATTTCACATGCCGGGGAATGTATTTCAGGCTTACCGAAGATGGATCTGTACCCTCGTACTGCACCGTACCGAAGTGACCGGAACGTTTGATCAGGCTGGAGACTTGCTCGTCAATATTGAGTAGGGAAATCAGAACTGCATAGTGAGTTGAAACAGACTTGACTTTCCCCACAACTCCCAAAGAGTTGATCACCGCCATGCCAGGCTGGATACCTGCGTCTTCGCCACGATCGATAGTTATAAAATTCTTATAAAATTTGGTTGTGTTGTTGATCACCTTGGCGCTCACATAATCATACCTCCTGGCCGTTGCAGAGTCCTTCACGTTCAGGCCATATACATGTAGCAACTGATCACGCTGCTCCAGTTGATTTCGAAGCATTGCATTTTCCTGCGACAAAACCCGGTTGATGCCGGTCAGTCCAAAATATTCACGGATACTTTGAGAGGTAGCATTGATCCTGGCGATCATGCTGTTGGAAGTATTAAAATAGCGCGTGCTCTGGTACTGATTGTTAGCAACGATCAGCCAGGAGCAAAAAAATTCCAGCAATAAAAATGTGAAGAAAGCCCTATACGAATAGAGAAAATTAAAGAGCCTTTCCATTCATCATGTCATAAGCACTTTACGGTACATGTCGAGGTTCTTGAGAGCCGCACCGGTGCCACGCACCACAGCACGAAGCGGATCTTCGGCTACGTGGATGGGCAATTTTGTACGCAACGCAAGTCGCTTGTCCAGACCTCTGAGCAACGCACCGCCACCCGTCAGGTAAATGCCACGCTCGTAGATATCGGCAGACAACTCCGGAGGTGACATCTCCAATGCTTTCAGTACCGCTTCTTCCAGTTTGGAAACTGATTTATCCAACGCAAAAGCGATTTCTGAATAAGAGATTTTTATAGTCTTCGGGATACCCGTCATCAGGTCGCGTCCTCGGATTTCGTAATCCTCCGGCCCGTCATCCAGCTCGGTCATAGCCGAACCCACTTCAATTTTTACACGCTCAGCAGATCGCTCACCGATCAACAGGTTATGTTGTCTGCGCATGTAATCAAGAATATCACGATTGAACGTATCTCCGGCAATCCGGATAGATTGGTCACACACAATTCCCGAAAGAGCAATCACGGCAATGTCAGTGGTTCCTCCACCGATGTCGACCACCATGTTACCGATCGGCTGCTCAATATCTATACCTGTACCAATGGCAGCGGCAATGGGTTCATAAATCATGTACACTTCCTTCGCGTTGGCGTGCTCTGCAGAGTCGCGAACAGCGCGTTTCTCCACTTCCGTAATCGCCGAAGGAATACAAATCACCATTCGCAATGAGGGTGGGAAAAACCTGCGGCCCGTATCGATCATTTTGATCATGCCGCGGATCATCATTTCAGCTGCATGGAAGTCAGCTATCACGCCTTCTTTCAGCGGACGGATGGTCTTGATGTTGTCGTGGGTCTTTTCATGCATCTGCATGGCATCGCGACCGATCGCCAGCACGCGATTTGAGTTCTTATCAATGGCAATGATACTCGGTTCGTCAACAACGACTTTGTCTTTGTAGATGATGAGTGTGTTAGCGGTGCCTAAATCAATGGCAATGTCGCTGGTGAAGAAATCAAAAAGTCCCATGTAGTCTTCCTCTCAGGTAGATTTAAGTGGTGAAATTAAAGAATAATTGATCTCTATGAAAAAAAGACTCAATGTTTAAAATGCCTGTAGCCGGTGAACACCATAGCCATGTAATGTTTATCGCAAAAGTCAACAGAGTCCTGGTCTTTGATGGAGCCTCCCGGCTGAATTACCGCTGCAATACCT
Proteins encoded in this window:
- a CDS encoding penicillin-binding protein 2, producing the protein MNEGRKEVFQVVFVLVGLVFIVKLFFVQVVNNRYAELANSNSILRQVEYPFRGLIYDRNGKLIVYNTPEYDLEVTVNDIRNFDSASFCSVFGLTRQELRSKFRELKAKKKEYSAVKPMLFIDRLSNEDVAKLQDHLDEFPGFSIQARTTRAYSTPGLANALGYVSEISKEALKKDASGIYHQGDYIGQSGIELFYEEQLRGKRGLRFKLRDVKGIEKGAFNEGKYDTLSVPGQDLTSSIDLDLQMYAEKLMKGKAGSIVAIEPETGEILTLVSGPSYDPNLLTGKKYSSNFKTISSDSMKPLFNRPLMAQYRPGSIFKIVQALTALQEKVIVPETRIYCDRDIIACHGDHTNEDLRGAIANSCNPYFYNVLRRMLNQNKSTDPFQDTRIGLAEWDKHINSFGFGSRLGIDLPNEKDGLIPTPKYYDAAYKNKPWKFSNIYSLAIGEGENLVVPLQMANFAATVANRGYYFVPHLVKAIGKEGKPLPQYSERHYTTVDSAYFKVAVDAMQQVVDYGTGQWYAKLPDIVVCGKTGTVQNEPYPDHSVFIAFAPREHPKIAISVYVENGGTGARAGASIASLLIEQYLFKKTRRQYMEDYVLAGKFLD
- the mreD gene encoding rod shape-determining protein MreD — translated: MMRSSVIYFILFFVYVIAQAFFKNLVLFNTAFCFVYVAFILLMPIETNNLVLMIAGFAIGFTIDIFYDSLGMHAFTMVLIAYIRNYWLGIITPQGGYDAGALPNVPAHGLQWFLVYTLPLVFVHHLILFLVEASGTLFWYSMIKTINSLLFTMTIIVLLQYLVPQRSRI
- the mreB_1 gene encoding rod shape-determining protein — encoded protein: MGLFDFFTSDIAIDLGTANTLIIYKDKVVVDEPSIIAIDKNSNRVLAIGRDAMQMHEKTHDNIKTIRPLKEGVIADFHAAEMMIRGMIKMIDTGRRFFPPSLRMVICIPSAITEVEKRAVRDSAEHANAKEVYMIYEPIAAAIGTGIDIEQPIGNMVVDIGGGTTDIAVIALSGIVCDQSIRIAGDTFNRDILDYMRRQHNLLIGERSAERVKIEVGSAMTELDDGPEDYEIRGRDLMTGIPKTIKISYSEIAFALDKSVSKLEEAVLKALEMSPPELSADIYERGIYLTGGGALLRGLDKRLALRTKLPIHVAEDPLRAVVRGTGAALKNLDMYRKVLMT